Genomic DNA from Leptospira venezuelensis:
GGCCTTATCCTTTTGCGACTGCATGTTGCGGGATAGAATACATGAGTACCTCCTGTGCGGATTATGATATTGCCAGATTCGGAGCGGAAAGACCTTCTTTCTCTCCTAGACAGGCTGACATGATCTTAGTTCTTGGGACTATCACTTATAAAATGGCTCCGGTGCTTCGTGAAATTTATGACCAATTGGCCGAACCAAAGTTTGTGATCAGCTACGGAGCTTGTGCTTCTTCCGGTGGAATGTTCCATGCTTACTCTGTTTTACAGGGAATAGATAGGATTCTTCCTGTGGATCTATATGTTCCAGGTTGTCCTCCTAGGCCAGAAGCGCTATTAGATGCTGTAATCAAACTTCAGGAAAAAGTAAAAACCCAAGGTTTAGAAGCCAGAAGACAGGAAGTAATGGATAAGATCCGGGAAATGAACGAAAGAAACAAACCCCTGGTCGTCCAATGAAAGAAACAATCCAGAGTTTCCTAAAAGACAAATTCTCTCATTTTATTTCCAAGGAAGAAGAAATACTCACAAATCTTCCTACATTCTTCTTAAAGCCGGAAGGTATCGTCCCTGTTCTTTCCGCATTAAAAACAGCTCCAGGAATTGAACTGAATTATCTAAACGATCTGACAGCAATCGATTGGTTGGGTAAAAAAACTCCAAGATTCGAAGTCTGTTACCTTCTCCGCTCCGGAAACAAATCCTCTACAAAAGTGCAATTTCGCGTGGCTTTAGAAGAAGATGAGCAAGTTCCAAGTATTATAAGTATTTTTAAAGGTGCTAACTGGCCGGAAAGAGAAGTTTATGATCTATTCGGTATTCGTTTTGCAGGCCATCCTAGAATGGATCGTCTCATCATGCCTGATAATTTCCAAGGGCATCCATTAAGAAAAGATTATCCATTAGAAGGTTTTGGCCAAGACTATCTGGTAGAGGACCTTCTCACAATCCACTTAAAAGAAGATATGGAGGCTTAAGATGGCAGCGATGTATGAAAAGACAGCGGAACATTTCAGCCTCAAACAGAAAAAACTCCCAGAAGGACATCTTCTTGTAAACCTAGGGCCTTCTCACCCTTCTACTCACGGGATCTTGCAGAATGTGATCCAGCTAGATGGAGAAAGGGTAGTGGATGCAGAATCTGTGATTGGTTATGTACATCGCAGTTTCGAAAAATTAGGAGAACGTTATACTTATAATCAGTTCTTAGTCTGCACCGACAGGATGAACTACGTATCCACTCCTTTGAATAATATTGGATGGATACTTACTGTCGAAAAAATGCTCCAGATAGAAGTTCCGGATAAGGTCACTTACGTTCGGATGATCGTCTCTGAACTTTCTCGTGTGATGGACCATATTATCTGCAATGGTATCTTGGGTGTGGATCTTGGTGCATTCTCTGGGATGTTACATTTATTCCATCATAGAGAGAATATCTATCAAGTCTTAGAAAAACTCACAGGTGCAAGACTTACCACTACATTCTGTAGAGTAGGTGGACTCGAAAAAGATATTTATCCCGAATTCGAAAAGGATGTGAAGACGATCATCAAGGGTCTTCGTCCTGCGATAGAAGAGTTCCAGTCATTACTCGTAAATAATAGAATTTTTATGGATAGAACGGAAGGTGTGGGAGGTATTTCTGCAGAAGATGCTATCTCTTACGGTTATTCCGGCCCTAACTTGAGAGCTGCAGGAGTTCCTTGGGATATTCGTAAGGACGATCCTTATATGTTCTATGATAAGGTGGACTTCGATATTCCTGTAGGAGAGGACGGTTCCGTTCTTCATAGGACGCTTGTACGTATGGAAGAGATGAGACAATCTCTTCGTATTGTAGAACAGCTGATCAACGGTCTTCCAACAGGCGCTCACCATGCGGACATTCCTCATATTTATCTTCCGGACAAGAGCAAGGTTTATAAGAATATGGAAGAGTTGATCTACCATTTCAAATTGATCATGCACGGTATCAAAGTTCCTAAGGGTGAATATTATATGGCAACCGAGGCCGCTAACGGTGAACTCGGATTTTATATCGTTTCCGAAGGGGAGAAGTCTCCTTGGAGAGTACATGTTCGCAGGCCATGTTTCTGGTTTTATCAATCTTTCCCTGAATTAGTAAAAGGTTCACTTCTTGCGGATACGGTCGCTACTATGAGTTCTATGAATGTGATCGCAGGGGAGTTGGACTGCTGATGAGTTATCAATTTTCCTCCCAATCAGTTGCAAGATTAGACAAACTGTTGGAGATGTTCCCTGATAAAAGAAGTGTGATCCTTCCAGGGTTGTACCTCCTACAAAAAGAACAAGGGTTTGTAGACAGAGAAGGAATGGAAGCGCTTGCGGAAAAGATCGGCTCTCCTATTTCTCTTGCTCAAGTTTATGGAGTCGCCACTTTCTATACCTTATATAATAAAAAGCCCGTGGGTAAGTATCATATCCAGATCTGCGGAACTTCTTCTTGTTATATGAGAGGAAATGATAAACTCGAAAAACATCTTTGCTCTCGTTTAGGAATCGAATTGGGAGAAACTACTCCTGATAAAAAATTCACTTTGGAAGAAGTGGAATGTCTGGGCGCCTGCGGATACGCTCCAATGGTCCAGATCAACGATGCATATTATGAAAATCTAACGTTCGAAAAAATGGATGAGATCCTGAAGGATTTGACCTAAGGGGAAACGTTATGGCAGAAATGAAAATCCTTACTAAATTTATAGATGATCCTCGTTCGAATGAATTAGAATTTTATGAATCAGTTCACGGCTATGACGGAATGAAAAAGGCTCTGTCAATTGCGCCGGAAGAAATTATAGAGATCGTCAAAAAATCAGGTTTGAGAGGAAGAGGAGGCGCTGGTTTCCCTACGGGACTTAAATGGTCCTTTATTCCAAAAGATATTCCAAAACCAAAATATCTTATCTGTAATGCGGACGAGGGAGAACCTGGAACATTCAAAGATCGTAAACTGATTGAGAACCTTCCCCACCAGATCATCGAGGGAATGGTGATCGGTGCTAAAGCGATCGGTGCAAACAAAGGATTTTTTTATATCCGCGGAGAGTTCAATAAAGGTATCGACTCCATGCAAAAGGCGATCGATGAAGCCTATGCAAAAGGGTATCTGGGAAAAAATATCCTAGGCAGCGGATTTGATTTTGATCTGGTATTATATGCAGGAGCAGGTGCTTATATCTGCGGAGAAGAAACTGCTCTCATCAATTCTTTGGAAGGTCGTAGGGGCCATCCAAGATTAAAACCTCCATTTCCTGCTGTTTCAGGTTTATATCGTTGTCCTACTGTGGTGAATAACGTGGAAACTTTTTCTACTGTTCCTCATATTTTGGACAAGGGCGCAGATTGGTATTCTAAGATAGGTACCGAAAAATCTCCAGGCACTCGTTTGTTCTCTGTTTCTGGTCATGTAAAAAGGCCTGGAGTGTACGAGATCGAACTTGGGACTCCTTTATTAGAATTAGTGAATGATCTTTGCGGCGGAATGCTGGACGATGTTCCGTTAAAAGCTGTGATCCCGGGGGGTTCTTCCGTTCCTATCCTGACAGCAGAAGAATGTAAAACCGCAAATATGGATTTCGAATCCATGGCGGCTCATAAGACAATGCTTGGTTCCGGAGCGGTGATCGTGATCGGAGAAGGTACTGACCTTGTAGAAACCACTTACAGATTTGCAAGATTTTACGCTCATGAGTCCTGCGGGCAATGTACTCCATGTAGAGAAGGTACTCATTGGGTAAGGGACCTGCTTCATAAGATCAGAGAAGGAGAAGGCACAAGTGCAGACTTGGATCTAATTCTTTCTTTGGCTAGAAATATGGAAGGCGGAACTACAATCTGTCCTTTATCCGACGCATGTGTGGGTGCAGTAAGGCCTACTATCTTAAAATTCAAACATGAATTCGAAGCCAGATTAAAAGACAAAGCAGGCAAAGAAGAACAAATTCCTGCTCGGACTGGAGTCTAAACCGTGGATTGGAATGTAGTTCTACTCTGGTTATTAAAGAGTGCACTTTTTTTCTTAGTGTTCATCACTGCTTGTGCATATTATACATTAGCAGAACGTAAAGTAGCCGGGTTTATTCAAGACAGAAAAGGTCCTAATCGTGCAGGTCCATTAGGTTTATTGCAACCTTTGGCGGATGGGATCAAGTTCTTAACTAAGGAAGAGATCTTTCCTAAAAATGTGAACAGGGTCATGTATTTGATCGCCCCTGCGATATCTATGACCTGTGCAATCATGGCTTGGGCGGTTGTTCCGTTAGGTGGAACGGTTCTTTTGCCAGAGTGGCTTGCAAAAGAAATCGGTTCTCCATATTTAGATCTGCAGATCGCAAATCCGGACACGGGGATCTTGTTCTTGTTTGCGATCTCTAGTCTTTCGGTTTATGGGATCATTCTTGCTGGTTGGTCCAGTAATAATAAATATTCTTTGATTGGTGGGATACGTGCCACGGCTCAGATGATTAGCTACGAATTGCCTCTCGGTCTGTCTGTGGCGGCTATCGTGATCTTGACCGGATCTCTAAAACTCACAGATATCAATGATGCGCAGATAGGCCTTTGGAATATTTTTAAACTTCCTGGCTTTATTGCATTTTCTGTTTTTGTTGTAGCAATGTTTGCTGAGACTAACAGACTTCCTTTCGATTTAGCGGAAGCAGAATCAGAACTAGTAGTAGGTTTTCATACAGAATATGGCGCGTTCAAGTTCGCGTTATTCTTCATTGCGGAATATATGAATATGATCACTATGAGTTGTGTGGTCACCATTCTATTTTTTGGTGGATATCACCTTCCTTTTGGTTTATTGAGCGGTTCTATTTGGCAGGCCTGGGCAGGACTTGGGTTTTTTACTCTTAAGGTTTTATTCTTCGCATTTTTATTTATGTGGGTAAGATGGACTCTGCCAAGATTCAGATACGATCAATTGATGACAATCGGTTGGAAAAAAATGATCCCTTGGGCAGTGGCAAATATAATAATCGCAAGCGTGTACGTTGGTTTGGACGGTTTCTGGAAATGGTAGGAATATTCGATAATCCTCAGCTTCTGCTCTTTTTTATATTCAGCGGAGTGTTAGTTGCAGGAGCCTTAGGAGTAGTCTTTCATCCGAATCCAATTAGCTCTGCTGTCTTACTTGTGCTTTCCTTTTTTGCGTTAGCTGGAATTTATGCGGTAATCGGTTCCGTCTTTGTGGCCACAATGCAAGTGTTAGTATATGCAGGCGCTATAATGGTGCTTGTAGTATTTGTTTTGATGCTTCTTTCTTTGCATGACGAAGGGATCGCAAAACTTTGGAATCATCCAATTAAAAAAGTTTTGGTTCTTTCCGTGGTATCATTGCTTGCAATCGTGTTGATCCATTCAGTGAGAGAAGGTATTCCAAATACGGAAGCCTCTCCCAAAGGATACTCTGAGTCGGGTTCTTACGAATATACTCTATCCGAATCGGAAGAAGGAAAAGCGGATGTAATCGCAGAAGGGAATACTGCTGTGGTGGGTAGTTCTATGTTCTTAGATTATCTTCTTCCTTTTGAAATAGTTTCCATATTACTTTTAGCCGCCGTACTCGGTGCAGTTATATTGGGGAAAAAGAATTTAGGTAAAAAAACAGAAGAAGGGGAGCCATGAATCCGGGAATTCTGAAACCAACTCTCGCGGGAATCCCCGTGGAATATCTGCTGATCCTTTCCTGTATCATTTTTTCTATCGGTGTTGCCGGTGTTTTATTCAGAAGAAGTGCTGTAGTCATCTTCATGAGTATAGAACTCATGTTAAACTCGGTAAACTTGGTATTTGTCGTTTTTTCAAAATCACTTCATCAGGTCCAGGGAGAAGTGGTGGTGTTTTTCGTGATGGCGATCGCAGCAGTAGAGGCAGCGATCGGTCTTGCCTTAGTGGTTGCAATTCATAGAAAGAAAAAGACCAGTTTCGTAGACGAAATGAATTTAATGAAATGGTAATGCAATGAGTTGGGAAATCCTTATACCGGTTTTAGTTTTTTCTCCTCTTCTTGGATCCGTACTAAACGCATTATTCGGAAGATATTGGAAAGGTCTTTCTGGTTCGATCGGAACCTTGCTCTCTTTTGTTTCCTTTGCTGCGAGTGTATTCGCTTATTTTCAGTTCCATCCTTTAGAAAGACAAGATGCTCAAATTGTAACTCTATTTAATTGGGTAGAAGTCGGAAATTTTAAAGCGGATCTTGCTTACCAAGTAGATCAACTTTCTCTTTTTATGGCATTGATCATAACAGGGATCGGAAGTTTGATCCATCTTTATTCGATTGGATACATGAAAGGAAATCCAAGCATCGGAAGATTTTTTTCTTATCTGAATTTGTTCGTATTCTTCATGCTCCATTTGGTTTTAGCGGAAAACTTGGTGGTCCTGTTTTTCGGTTGGGAAGGTGTGGGACTTTGTTCTTATCTTCTGATCGGCTTTGATACACATAAAGAAAATGCGGCGCAGGCAAGTATCAAGGCGTTCGTTACCAATAGGATAGCAGACTTGGCTATGATTGGGGGAATTGCTCTCACCTATTGGTTGGCAGGTTCCGTTTCTTTTATTACAATTTCAGAATCTTTGCCTCAGGCAAAGTTTTTGCTGAACGCACTTCCTTTTGTGGCGATTTGCTTTTTTATAGGTGCAATGGGCAAATCCGCTCAGTTCCCATTCCATGTTTGGTTACCAGATGCTATGGCTGGACCAACTCCAGTTTCTGCATTGATCCATGCCGCAACAATGGTGACTGCAGGATTATTCCTGATCGCGAGATTGAATTTTATTTTTATTTTAGTTCCTAAAGTAGGTTTTTGGATCGTTTGTATTGGAACATTCACAGCTTTTTTTGCGGCAACCATCGGCGTTTATCAAAACGATATCAAAAAAGTTTTAGCTTATTCCACTGTTTCTCAGTTAGGTTATATGTTTGTTGCAATGGGAACCGGCGCTTATGTGGCGGGACTTTTCCATTTACTGACTCACGCATTCTTTAAAGCACTCTTGTTTTTGGGATCCGGTTCCGTAATCCACGGATTATCTGATGAGCAGGATTTAAGAAGAATGGGAGGGCTCAAATCCCAGATGAAGATCACTTGGTTGACCTTTCTTTTGGGAACCTTAGCGATTGTAGGAGCTCCTCCATTTAGTGGGTTTTTCTCGAAAGATCTAATCTTAGAAAAAGCATTCTATTTTCATCCTGTATTCTTTGGAATGGGGATTGCTACTGCATTCTTAACAACATTTTACATGTTTCGCCTAACGTTTTTGGCATTTACTGGTAAGTCCAGAGTTTCTCCCAATGTGCATCCGCATGAATCTCCTTGGACCATGACAGTGCCATTAGTGATCCTGGCATTCGGTGCAGCATTTTCCGGATATTTATTGGTTCCTGAATCCTTGGGAGGCGGGATTGATTTCTTAGAGAGATACTTCTCTCCTGTTTTTGCAAAAGGATTATTGTATTATTCTCAGCAAAAAGGTGTTTTGGAAGTCCATCATTTAAGCCATCAGTTGGAACTCCTACTAGCTGGACTTTCTTTAGGAGCAATTCTATTAGGAGTTGGGATCTATTGGTTCTTCTTTGGTAAAAAAGAAAAATTACCTATAGATGAATCTTCTTATACCGGCTGGAGAATTCTTCCTGCAAATAAGTATTTCATAGATGAAATTTTCAAAAACGTTTTGATTGGGCCGATCTTTGCCTTCTCCGAATTCTTATCAGAAGTAGTGGAAAAACGTTTAATCGATAAAGTTTTGACTGGAACTGGAAAGTTCTCCGGGGGAGTATCTTCGCTACTGCGTAGAATCCAAACGGGAACCGTAGTAGATTACGCTTTTCTAATTGTTTTAGGGACCGTGTTGATCTTGTCCGTATTCTTATGGAGGGGAATCTAAGTGCCCCAGTATTATTTAAGCATTCTATTATTTCTTCCTGTTTTAGGGATCCCTTTCTTATTTATTTCTAAAAACGAAAAGTGGATCCGACTCTGGTCTTCGATAGTAACTTTTGGAGTTCTTGCGATGACCGGTCCTCTCTTTTTGGAATTCCTAAAAGGGGACAGCGGCTTACAATTCACTCATAAGATCTGGAACTTCTTGGAATTACAATCAGGAGGATTGGATTATCATATAGCAGTAGATGGATTCTCTTTATTGCTTGTGACGATGTCCGCACTTCTGTTCTTTCTTTCGGCTTTATCTGCTTTTTCTAATGTAAAGCATAGGATTCGAGAATTTTTTATACTTCTTCTTTTAGTAGAAACCGGAGTTATCGGGGTTTTTCTTTCTGTTAACCTGATCCAATTTTATGTTTTCTGGGAATGGATGGTTTTACCTTTCACTTTGATGGTTGGGATCTGGGGAGAAAAAGGAAGAATTAAGGCTGCAATGAAATATCTGGTATTCTCCTTTACCGGATCTGTTTTCATGCTCGCGAGTATTCTGGTTCTATATCATTACACTCATACATTCGATTTAGAAGAATTAGCAGTAGTTTCCCTGAATTCTATCCCTGCAAATATTAAATTTTGGTTATTTGTAGGATTTAGTTTTGCATTTGCGATCAAGGTCCCATTATTTCCTTTCCACACTTGGATGCCCGATGTTCACGAGGAAGCGCCTACTGTCGGTTCTGTAGACTTAGCTGGAATTCTATTAAAGATCGGATTATTCGCCTATGTAAGAGTTGCGATCCCGATTTTCCCTCAGGTATTTTTAGAATATCGTAACTTACTTACCGCCCTTGCTGTTGCTGGGATTGTTTACGGAGCCCTCGTGGCCTTAACTCAGAAAAACAGCAAACGTCTAATTGCATTCTCTTCTCTCTCTCATATGGGGTTCTGTATCTTGGGGATCTTAACGCTTACTGAAGAAGGTGTGGCAGGTGGAATGTTACAAATGGTGAATCATGGATTCACTTCAGGACTTCTCTTCTTTATATTAGGATTTTTGCATGAAAGAACCGGCACGAATGAATTAAAAGATTATTCCGGCCTTGCGAAATCTGCACCGTTCTTGGCAGTTGCGATTGGCCTGGCAGCGTTTGCGAGTGCTGGTCTTCCTGGCACGAACGGTTTCGTGGGAGAATTTTTAGTTCTAATCGGAACTTTTAAATATAGTCTTATTTATGGGTTCTTAGCAGGATCTGCAGTGATCTTTGCTGCTGGGTATATGTTATACTTTGCAAAACACTTATTATTCGGTGAACCAAATGCTTTATCTTCAGGTTTGTCCCCTTTAAATTTGAGGGAAAAATTTATAATCTCCTTAGTTGCAGGAATTATAATATTAACTGGAATTTTCCCTAATATTCTGCTCGAGTATTTGAAACCTAGTGCAAGAGTGGTATTGAACCTGACTTCTAATCAAGCATTGCAAGAAAGAGCCTTTTTGGAACAAGAAGGTAATTTGAGAAACACCAAGAAGAAATTTATAAATTATAGGACCTTGGGCGTCGAGCCTCCTAGTTACGAGGATAGGATCAGTTCTGGAAGAGGAACGGGGATCCCAGCTAAAAAGACAGTGTCCCAAGAGGCGGAAGAATGAATTTAATTCCAAATTCCAACGATCTAATTTCTATACTTCCTATTCTGGTACTTTCCGGAGGAGGGATATTGTTACTTGGATTGCAGTTCTTTTTCCAAGGATTTGAATTTAGGATCGTAAGATTTACCTCCGGACTGGTATTGATTGCTGCGTTCTTAGCATTGTTTATTTCTCAGTCAAACCCGGGAATTGGATCTTATTTTTCAGGACACTATGAGATTTCTACGATTGGGTTCTGGTTTGGAGCATTATATTTAATTGCCGCATTCTGCACTGTTCTTGCTTCTCCAAGAGTATTAGAACAACATAATATGGAATTTCCGGAGTTCTATCCTCTTCTTCTTTTCTCAGTAGTCGGGATGTTCCTGATGACTTCCGGAACAGACACCGTTACGATCTTTGTTGGATTGGAATTAATGTCAGTGTGTTTGTATGTTCTGGTTGGAATGGCAAGAAGTGATGTTTATTCTTTAGAAGCTAGCTTGAAGTATTTCCTTTTAGGAAGTTTTTCTACAGGGTTTTTCTTATTTGGAATGGCGTTCCTATTCGGAGGATCAGGCACTACACATTTGCAAGATTCTTTAAAACCTTTGCTTAGTTCAGGATTTGATTCCAATTTTACGAAAATCGGATTATTACTTCTATTAACTGGGATTTCGTTTAAGATCGCGTTATTCCCTTATCATTCATGGACACCTGACGCATATGAAGGTGCATTAACTCCAGTCACAGGATTTATGGCTACTGCCTCTAAGTCCGCTTCCATGGGACTATTACTAGTTGTTTTTTCAAAACTTCCTGGTTCCGTTTCTGGAAGAGAATGGACCTGGATCATGGGAATTTTAGCTCTGATGTCCATGACTTACGGGAATTTTGTGGCTTTAAAACAGACAAGTTTGAAGAGAGTTTTGGCATATTCTTCTATTGCTCATGCAGGTTACGTAGTCGCAGGAATTTCTTTGGGTGGAAAAGAAGAAGCTTTATTCTATCTGATCATATATTCTTTTATGAGCCTGGGAGCATTTGCTATTCTTTCTTTCTTGGAAGAAGGCAATCGTCATGTAACGTATGAATCTATTGGCGGACTCGCAAAGTCCAGGCCTTGGACTAGTTTTGCATTATTCATTTTTTTCCTATCTTTAGCAGGGATTCCTCCTTTAGGAGGCTTCTGGGCAAAATTATTCCTATTCCAAAAGATTACAGAAGGAACGGATCAAATCTCAAGATGGTTACTCATCGGTGGGATCGCAAACTCAGCACTAGCGTTATACTATTATGTGAAGGTTGGAATATTTACATATATGAACTCTGAAGATGGAGAAATATCTAAATTAGATTCTCCTAAAGCAAGTTACGGAGTGATATTCGTATCTGCAATTTCTTTGGCGGCGGTTTTAGTAGGTTGGTATTTTATCCAACCTAAAGATTTGAATAATTTAAAATTCGCAAACAAATCCGCTGAATTACAAAAGTAAGATGTCCAATTTAAAAAAAATTCTTTCTTCTATTAAAGAATATTTTGAACCTATACCTAAATTCGATGGAGAAAATGCGAACTTCAGAGAGGCAATCTATCTTTATTCTAAAAATCGTTCTGAGAAAAATTTAGAAAAACTTTCCGCCGAACTTACTAAAGCTTATTTTCTAATCCCTCATGCAGGTGAGGAAGCTGCTGCTAAAAAAGCAAAACCCAAAAAGAAAGTAGCCGCTAAAAAAAAGAAAACTTCTCCTAAAAAAGGACCGAAACCGATCGTATTATTATATGTAAGTGATGAGCATGGTAGAGTGTTCCTGCCTGCATTCTCCCATCCTTCTGAATCATTCCGTTATTTCAAAAAAGAGACTGCACTTGTTCCGATCACTGCGCGGGAATTATGGGCCTTAGGTCTACAGAATAAGGGTGTTTCAGGGGTGGCTATCGATCCGGGTTCTACGTTATGGTTGCTCTCCAGAGATCATTTGGAATTATTGCAAAAAGAAAAATAATCCTTCTTTTTTCATCGAACGCTTCCCATGTATTCTACTTTTCGAATATATATTTTCTATCTTCTGCTTTTATCCGGTTTCTTTGCTAATTG
This window encodes:
- a CDS encoding NADH-quinone oxidoreductase subunit B, with protein sequence MGLNEQLAQPGSSYGDSFQIATVDSVINWGRSYSLWPYPFATACCGIEYMSTSCADYDIARFGAERPSFSPRQADMILVLGTITYKMAPVLREIYDQLAEPKFVISYGACASSGGMFHAYSVLQGIDRILPVDLYVPGCPPRPEALLDAVIKLQEKVKTQGLEARRQEVMDKIREMNERNKPLVVQ
- a CDS encoding NADH-quinone oxidoreductase subunit C, whose amino-acid sequence is MKETIQSFLKDKFSHFISKEEEILTNLPTFFLKPEGIVPVLSALKTAPGIELNYLNDLTAIDWLGKKTPRFEVCYLLRSGNKSSTKVQFRVALEEDEQVPSIISIFKGANWPEREVYDLFGIRFAGHPRMDRLIMPDNFQGHPLRKDYPLEGFGQDYLVEDLLTIHLKEDMEA
- a CDS encoding NADH-quinone oxidoreductase subunit D encodes the protein MYEKTAEHFSLKQKKLPEGHLLVNLGPSHPSTHGILQNVIQLDGERVVDAESVIGYVHRSFEKLGERYTYNQFLVCTDRMNYVSTPLNNIGWILTVEKMLQIEVPDKVTYVRMIVSELSRVMDHIICNGILGVDLGAFSGMLHLFHHRENIYQVLEKLTGARLTTTFCRVGGLEKDIYPEFEKDVKTIIKGLRPAIEEFQSLLVNNRIFMDRTEGVGGISAEDAISYGYSGPNLRAAGVPWDIRKDDPYMFYDKVDFDIPVGEDGSVLHRTLVRMEEMRQSLRIVEQLINGLPTGAHHADIPHIYLPDKSKVYKNMEELIYHFKLIMHGIKVPKGEYYMATEAANGELGFYIVSEGEKSPWRVHVRRPCFWFYQSFPELVKGSLLADTVATMSSMNVIAGELDC
- the nuoE gene encoding complex I 24 kDa subunit family protein, whose amino-acid sequence is MSYQFSSQSVARLDKLLEMFPDKRSVILPGLYLLQKEQGFVDREGMEALAEKIGSPISLAQVYGVATFYTLYNKKPVGKYHIQICGTSSCYMRGNDKLEKHLCSRLGIELGETTPDKKFTLEEVECLGACGYAPMVQINDAYYENLTFEKMDEILKDLT
- the nuoF gene encoding NADH-quinone oxidoreductase subunit NuoF codes for the protein MAEMKILTKFIDDPRSNELEFYESVHGYDGMKKALSIAPEEIIEIVKKSGLRGRGGAGFPTGLKWSFIPKDIPKPKYLICNADEGEPGTFKDRKLIENLPHQIIEGMVIGAKAIGANKGFFYIRGEFNKGIDSMQKAIDEAYAKGYLGKNILGSGFDFDLVLYAGAGAYICGEETALINSLEGRRGHPRLKPPFPAVSGLYRCPTVVNNVETFSTVPHILDKGADWYSKIGTEKSPGTRLFSVSGHVKRPGVYEIELGTPLLELVNDLCGGMLDDVPLKAVIPGGSSVPILTAEECKTANMDFESMAAHKTMLGSGAVIVIGEGTDLVETTYRFARFYAHESCGQCTPCREGTHWVRDLLHKIREGEGTSADLDLILSLARNMEGGTTICPLSDACVGAVRPTILKFKHEFEARLKDKAGKEEQIPARTGV
- the nuoH gene encoding NADH-quinone oxidoreductase subunit NuoH, producing the protein MDWNVVLLWLLKSALFFLVFITACAYYTLAERKVAGFIQDRKGPNRAGPLGLLQPLADGIKFLTKEEIFPKNVNRVMYLIAPAISMTCAIMAWAVVPLGGTVLLPEWLAKEIGSPYLDLQIANPDTGILFLFAISSLSVYGIILAGWSSNNKYSLIGGIRATAQMISYELPLGLSVAAIVILTGSLKLTDINDAQIGLWNIFKLPGFIAFSVFVVAMFAETNRLPFDLAEAESELVVGFHTEYGAFKFALFFIAEYMNMITMSCVVTILFFGGYHLPFGLLSGSIWQAWAGLGFFTLKVLFFAFLFMWVRWTLPRFRYDQLMTIGWKKMIPWAVANIIIASVYVGLDGFWKW
- a CDS encoding NADH-quinone oxidoreductase subunit J; translation: MVGIFDNPQLLLFFIFSGVLVAGALGVVFHPNPISSAVLLVLSFFALAGIYAVIGSVFVATMQVLVYAGAIMVLVVFVLMLLSLHDEGIAKLWNHPIKKVLVLSVVSLLAIVLIHSVREGIPNTEASPKGYSESGSYEYTLSESEEGKADVIAEGNTAVVGSSMFLDYLLPFEIVSILLLAAVLGAVILGKKNLGKKTEEGEP
- the nuoK gene encoding NADH-quinone oxidoreductase subunit NuoK; this encodes MNPGILKPTLAGIPVEYLLILSCIIFSIGVAGVLFRRSAVVIFMSIELMLNSVNLVFVVFSKSLHQVQGEVVVFFVMAIAAVEAAIGLALVVAIHRKKKTSFVDEMNLMKW
- the nuoL gene encoding NADH-quinone oxidoreductase subunit L; the encoded protein is MSWEILIPVLVFSPLLGSVLNALFGRYWKGLSGSIGTLLSFVSFAASVFAYFQFHPLERQDAQIVTLFNWVEVGNFKADLAYQVDQLSLFMALIITGIGSLIHLYSIGYMKGNPSIGRFFSYLNLFVFFMLHLVLAENLVVLFFGWEGVGLCSYLLIGFDTHKENAAQASIKAFVTNRIADLAMIGGIALTYWLAGSVSFITISESLPQAKFLLNALPFVAICFFIGAMGKSAQFPFHVWLPDAMAGPTPVSALIHAATMVTAGLFLIARLNFIFILVPKVGFWIVCIGTFTAFFAATIGVYQNDIKKVLAYSTVSQLGYMFVAMGTGAYVAGLFHLLTHAFFKALLFLGSGSVIHGLSDEQDLRRMGGLKSQMKITWLTFLLGTLAIVGAPPFSGFFSKDLILEKAFYFHPVFFGMGIATAFLTTFYMFRLTFLAFTGKSRVSPNVHPHESPWTMTVPLVILAFGAAFSGYLLVPESLGGGIDFLERYFSPVFAKGLLYYSQQKGVLEVHHLSHQLELLLAGLSLGAILLGVGIYWFFFGKKEKLPIDESSYTGWRILPANKYFIDEIFKNVLIGPIFAFSEFLSEVVEKRLIDKVLTGTGKFSGGVSSLLRRIQTGTVVDYAFLIVLGTVLILSVFLWRGI
- a CDS encoding complex I subunit 4 family protein; translation: MPQYYLSILLFLPVLGIPFLFISKNEKWIRLWSSIVTFGVLAMTGPLFLEFLKGDSGLQFTHKIWNFLELQSGGLDYHIAVDGFSLLLVTMSALLFFLSALSAFSNVKHRIREFFILLLLVETGVIGVFLSVNLIQFYVFWEWMVLPFTLMVGIWGEKGRIKAAMKYLVFSFTGSVFMLASILVLYHYTHTFDLEELAVVSLNSIPANIKFWLFVGFSFAFAIKVPLFPFHTWMPDVHEEAPTVGSVDLAGILLKIGLFAYVRVAIPIFPQVFLEYRNLLTALAVAGIVYGALVALTQKNSKRLIAFSSLSHMGFCILGILTLTEEGVAGGMLQMVNHGFTSGLLFFILGFLHERTGTNELKDYSGLAKSAPFLAVAIGLAAFASAGLPGTNGFVGEFLVLIGTFKYSLIYGFLAGSAVIFAAGYMLYFAKHLLFGEPNALSSGLSPLNLREKFIISLVAGIIILTGIFPNILLEYLKPSARVVLNLTSNQALQERAFLEQEGNLRNTKKKFINYRTLGVEPPSYEDRISSGRGTGIPAKKTVSQEAEE